Part of the Cupriavidus basilensis genome is shown below.
CGCCTGCTGCAGCCGCGCGGCGACGTCCTTGGGCAACCCGGCGGGACCGACCAGCGCGATCCAGGCATCGTACGCATAGTCCTTGACGCCCGATTCCGCCAGGGTCGGCACCGCCGGCAGGCTGTCGAGCCGCGCTGGCGTGCTGACCGCCAGCGCCCGCAGCTTGCCGGCCTTGATCTGCGGCAGGGCGGACGGCGTGGCCAGGAAGGCCGCGTTGATCTGTCCGCCAAGCACATCGGTCATCAACGTGTTCACGCCCTTGTAGGGTACGTGCAGCATATCGATGCCGGCCTTCGATTTCAGCAGCTCGCCGGCCAGATGCAGCACGCTGCCTTTGCCTGACGAGCCGTAGCTCAGGCTGCCCGGATGCGCCCGCGCCGCCGCGACCAGTTCCTGCACGGTCTTGTACGGCGAGCCCGCACCCACCACCAGCACCAGCGGGGTGGTGCCGATCAGTCCCACGGCGGTGATGTCCTTCACGCTGTCATAGGGAATATGGCGGTACAGGCCCGGGTTGATGGCATGGTTGGACGACACCACCGCGAGCGTGTAGCCGTCCGCGGCGGCGGATACGAGTTGCCGCGTGCCGGGGATGCCCGCCGCACCGGGGAGGTTCTCCACGTAGAACGGTTGCCCGAGGTCCTGGCCCATGCCCTCGGCCACCACGCGCGCCACCACGTCGGCGGTGGAACCCGGCGAGTTCGGCACGATCAGGCGCACGGTCTTGGCGGGATACTTTTCCGCGGCGTGCGCCGCGTGCGCGGGGTGCGCGCCGATGACCGGGAATGCGATGGCGGCGACGGCAAGCAGCCGCCCCGCCGCGCGCAGCACGCGCGAGGTATTGGGGAACATCGTTGTCTCCTGTGGATGGCTGCCGGGATCTGTCGCCCGGCTATGGATGCCGCCGCGTCCCCGCTTGCGCGCGGACGCCGGGGTGCGCTAGGGTGCGGCGCAGCTTGCCTGCAATTGCCCGAATGTGCTGATCTGCCCCGCCAGCGCGCTCGCGGCCACCGTGTAAGGACTGGCCAGCCAGACCTGGCCCGGCCCCGAGCGGCCGGGGAAATTGCGGTTGATGGCGCTGATGGTGACCTGCTCGCTGGTGGTGGAAGCGCCCGGCCCGCAGTTGGCGCACGAGCCGCAGCCCGGCATGACCAGCGTGGCGCCGGCGGCGGCGAAGGTGTCCATATAGCCGCGCGCTTCGCAGTAAGCCTTCACGCCGAGGGTGCCGAACTGCAGGAACAGCCGGGTGCGGGGCGACACCTTGAGGCCATGCTCCAGGCCCCAGCGCAGCACCTCGTGGTAGTAGTCGAAATCCTCCCGCTTGCCTGCGGTGCAGGACCCGCCGTAGGCAATGTCCACCGGCACCGGCTGCGCCAGCGTGTTGGCCGCAATGCCATTGCCGGGGTCTCCGGGACGCGCCACCATGGGCGCGATGGCGGCGGCGTCGATGCGGATCACGTCGCGATAGGTTGCGCCGGCATCGCTGCGCATCCAGTCCTCGATCGCAAAATCGACGCCGCGCCGCGCCTTCAGGAAGGCCACGGTCTTGTCGTCTGGCTCGACGATGCCGGTGAAGCCGCCCAGCTCGGCGACCATATTGGTCAGCGTGGCGCGCTCGTCGATCGACAAGGCCCGCACCGTGCTGCCGGCGTACTCGAACACCACGCCGATCGCGCCGCCCGAGCGGATTGCGTCCATCTGCAGCAGGTAGAGCACGATGTCCTTGGCGCTCACGCCCGGCGCCAGCTCGCCCTCCACCTCCACACGCAGGGTTTCCGGCACCTTGCAGCGCACGTAGCCCGTGACCCAGCTATTGGCGACATCGGTGGCGCCCGCGCCAAACGCCAGGCAACCCAGCGCGCCGGAATGCGGCGTGTGCGAATCGGTGCCCACCACCACCTGCCCCGGCAGCGCGTACTGCTCGGCCATCAGCGCATGGCAAATGCCTTCCGAGCCGGGGACGTCGCCGGGAAGCGCGTTATGCGAGCGCACCGGGTAGTCGTGCGCAAAGCTGCTATGCCCCTGCATCAGGTTGGCCACCCCTGGCAACAAGCCGTCGCGCACATGCGGGAAGCTCTGGGCCGCCAGCACCAGGTGATCCTGGAACGCGATGATGTGATCCGGCTCGCGCAGCGTTGCCGGCTTGCCGAAAGCGCGGTGCATCAGGTGCGCGCACATGCCGGTGAAGTAGTCGTGCGAGAAGCGCCAGTCCGCCGCCACGAACACGCCCTGGCCGCACTCGGCGCTCGGGGTGCCAGGAAGCAGATGGCGGGCGATGATTTTTTCCACCAAGGTGCGCGGTGCGGCGCTGCCGGTTGCCTGCGTTGCCTGCGCGCCCTCGCCCGCTGCCGGCCAGCTTGCCGCGCGGCTATAGGCCAGCAGGCCGCCGGCACGGATCACCTGCCGGGTCAGCGCATCGCGCCCGGCGAGGAACGCCTCGATGGGAATCGCCTCACCCGCCAGCACGCGGTCGAGCACGGTGAAATCCGTGGTGGTCAGGATGCCGATGTTGTCGCAGTTCTGCTGGTAGATGCGCTCGAAGCTCTCGGCAACGATCAGGCGGATGCCGGCCGACAGCTCCGCCAGCGGGCTGGACTCGCGCGAAGAACCCTTGCCATAGCGCTTGCCGGCCACCGTGACGGCAAAGCCGCCATTGCGGATGGCATCGCGGCCGATCGGCTGCTCGCCCCCCGCCTGGAACCCCACGTAAGGGAATTGCCCCAGACGCTCATCGTAGGTAAGCATGATCGTGACGGGCGTGATCTCATCGGTGGAGATGTTGTCGCGCAGCGGGCCGGCCTCGGCCCGGGTCATCGGCTTGCCGTCGAGTTGGGCGCGCACGCAGGCTGGGTCTTGCGACAGGTACAGCACGCGGCCGTCGAAGCGGATGGTGGCTTCCATTGCGGGGTTTCTCGTTATGATGACCCCACTATATGGTTTGGCGCCGCCGGGGCAAAGTGCGCAGTCGGCATGGCAGGCATCTCGGTTTGCGACGGCTGGCTGGTTGCCCACTCGCGCTTCGCTTTGCCCGCCTTATTCCTATTCCCGGCAGAGAAAGCCCACCAAGGCCAAAGCGCTCGCCGAAAGATGCTCCCGGGAGTGAAACACCACCACCAGTTGCCGTGTCGCCCAGGGGTCCGATAGCGGCCGCGCCACCACGTCCAGGGTGTTGAGGTAAAGCTCGCCCACCTGCCTCGGCACGACAGCAATCCCCAGCCCGACATGCACCATGCGGCACAAGGCATCCAGGCTCGCCACCCGGATCTTGATCTTGAGCGCCTCGTTCAAGCGCGCCGCCTGCTCCGCCAGCAGGCGGCTCAACGCACTCTCATCGCGCAGCGCGACGAAGGTCTCGCCCAACAAGTCAGCAAAGCGCACCTGCTGCGCCGACGCCAGCGCATGCCCGCGCGGCACCAGCACGCAAAGCTGGTCCTCCCGGTAAGGCAGCGAGACAAACTGCTCCACGCCCTGGATCGCATTGCAGATGCCAAAGTCCGCGCTGCGCTCGCCCACCATGCGCAGCACCTCGGGGCTGTGCTGCTCCTCCAGCTCGATGCCGACATCGGGATACACGCGTCCAAAGGCCGCCAGGTCCTCCGGCAGGAACTGCACGATGGCGCCAAGGTTGCACACCAGGCGCACGTTGCCGCACGCGCCGGAGGTAAAACGCGACAGTTCCGCGCTGAGCGCCTCGACACTGCCAATGATGGCCAGCGCATGCCGCAGCACCGTCTCGCCCACCGCCGTCACCGTGATGCCGCGCGCATGGCGCTCGATCACGGGCAGGCCGATCAGCGCTTCGATCTCGGCAATGCGGCGGCTCACCGCCGACGGCGCAATGAATTCGCGCTCGGCGGCGCGGGCAATATTCTGTTCCTGGCAAACGGCAACGAACAGCCGCAGCGAGGTCAGGTCGAGTTTTCTGAGCAGGTTGTCCATGGCAGCGATGCTACAACGATCGCGGGCGCGGCATGGATTTTTGCTCCGCACAATACACTACCTCAATGCCGCCCTGCCGGTCAGCGCGGAAAAGATTCAGGAGATCCTGGCATGCGCCTCGCCACCCAATCGCTATCCGAGCGCATCGGGGGCCAGGCTCATGTTGGCGGGGTCCATGGCCGGGCCGATGCCGCCTGCGGTATAGTCCTCGCGTTCAAATCTGGCGGAGAGATTGCATGGCTGACAAAAAGGTTCGGGTGTCGCATATCGGCGTTCCCGGCGACCTGAGTATCTTGAAACTCAAATCGTACCTGCGCACCGCCGTCGCCGATGCGGCGCAAACGGGAAGCGAAGCGGAGATCCTGCTGGTCAAGGTGCTTGTGCCCCGCCCGCTCGGCCTGCGTGCCGGGGAAAAACTGTTCGACAAGGTGCTGCAAGGCATCGTCGACAAGGATCCCCGCGTGGCCCGCGTCTCAGTCGAGTTCGTCGATGGTGAGATTACGCAGCAGGCCATCGACGCCAGCATGGCGAGGATCCAGAAAGAGCTGGATGAATTCGGGCATGTGTTGCACGAACGTCCGGAGGATGTGCACGGGGATTGATCCACGCGGGCGCGGGTGCCGCATCCGCGATGCGGATTAGCCGCACATACAGGCCAAAGTCTTGACGCAATGACGGTAGTGCCTTAAGGCGTGGAGCGCAAGCCGTATGCGGCGAGGAGGCCAAGGTGCCGCTGATCGAGCCGCCTGGCGTCTTGAATACGGCGGAGGTGCAAGAGGAGCGCACGGCAGAGAATGATGTCTGGATTTGATTGGCCGGGCCCTCTCGCTGTGAAGCGATGATCCCGTGAGAGCCGCCTGCTGGCGGCCCTCACACCTTGCAGATCAGAGCATTTCCTGTACCCGGCTGACCGCCTGGTCGAGTTGCTCCTTCAGCGGGGCCAGCAGGCACTGAATGCCGACCGTGTCCATGTCGGCTTCCTCGTCGGCCTCCAGCAGGCGCAGCACAGCCGCGAGCCCGGCGCTTACGCGCCATAGCTCTGCGCAGCCTTGCTGGGTAATGTCGAGGATGGTGGTACTGAGTGTGCCGAGCTGGTAGGCGGCATTTTGCGCCCGGATACGGTCCCTGTCGTCGGCGTTAGCCGGATAGGTCAACTCGATCAGATCGGCGATCAGGGGGGATTGGCGGGAGATGGCGAATTGGTGCGCCGGGGCTTCAAGAAGAGTGGATTGCTCAGCGCAGGGAGTACGAGCGGGCATGGCGCCTCCGTGGAACTCGGTTGGTCGGGTCCCGGATCCTTCGAGTTTCCACGCTCGGTCGCCGTTGTTTGCGGTGACTCGGGGAGTTTGGGGGAGAGGCCGGTTGCTGTCAATCAGACAAGTCTGACGCCTGGTGCACTGCGGTTCGCGGTCGCCCGACTGTTCGACAGCTTGATCGTCATCGGATGCTGCTTTGGTTGCCCGCTTCCGACCCCTAGGAGTGGGTCGCCTTACTCCAAGGCGGTCGTTCAGAGTTTGAATTAGGCCGGCCATTTCTTATGGAGGTAGAGACCCCATGCAAATGCGCCTACCCCTGACCAGAAAAGGCCACAGTAGAATAATATTGGAAAGTCGTCAACCTCGACACCGTTGACTCGGTACGTGAGTTGCCACCGGTGTTTTTCAATGGTGGTTTCTACAGGAAGGTAGCGTCGTAATGAATGGTCGGTAGGGCCAGCGCTGTATGCTGTGGTCGAACCATCTACCGCCCTGAGGACATAGCTGGTCACGCAACGGTTATGCTGCGGTTTCTGGCACCTCGTTTCATCAGTCGCTACTTGGCCTACTACGTTAATTGAGGCTCTGCCATAGATTTCTGACGCAGCTCCCACAGCGAGTAGGACGCCAAGAAGTGTCAGTGCAAGATAAGGTCTTGCGTTGGTCGATAGCGCCATGATTCGACCTATAGAAAAACGTTCACCATGTCCGCATCGTGCCATTGCGCGCGGGGAATGACAACCTTGACCAGCCGCTGATAGCCCGGATCGGTCGGATGCCCGCCGCCAAAGCGTGGTCGTCTCTGATCGACCCTGAACCGCCTTTCGGGCATCGAGACACCGTAGCGACCGCTTCCGAGGTACAACCGGCGCTCGCCCGGCCGAGTTGGCGGGCGAATCATTGGTCAAAGGGGGCACCTGCCTGACATTCGCAGGAGGCGCTGTCGCGGGGCCTAAATGACATGCTGGAAGCTCTGCAAAGGTCGCTGCCATGTGACATGGACACTCATGGCACTCAGTACTGATTCGACATCTAGGCGGAAGGCACCAGGCCGACCGCCAGGATCTCGACAGATCGACAACTAAACCGAACATCAAAGCCAGCGAGAGGCCTCATATCAAAGCCGAGGCGACCATTGTTTTGCGTCGATATGACGATCTCGTCCAGCCAGCCACCGCCGGACAGTTCATTGAGATTAATGTTGGTCTCAGCTATATCCCGGCATAGGAATTCAACGATCCGATCTTCGCCTGAAGCCGTCCACTCTGGGTTGTCCTGACCGCCATGCCGTACTGCTATAGTTGCATCAGCTACATGCCGGCCTGCTTCCTCAGCCATCCTTTTGCAGAACGTGACAACCTCAGAATCGTGAAAGGCCGGCCAGTAGTCGAATGCATTTAAGACCAGCTCGCTGTTCTGTACCAAAGTCTGACCCACTTCCCTTTTGGAAATTTCCCTGCTCATCGCCCACCTCCAGAATTCGGGGATTGCTTTGCTGGTTGCTTACCCCCAGCGTGATGCTCGGGTGCTGTCCCGACATATGCCTGACAGTGGAGGCATTTGGTCCTTGCAGGCTCGATGAGCACTTGCAGGGGGAAAAACTGGTCTCGTAACGCTTGCCAGTCTGGGTATAGGGAGGGCGATCGGAAATCGATCAGCATGCGCCTGCCGCAGTTTGCGCACTTCACCGCTAACGCCACGGTCAGAGCGAGTATCCAAAGTGCAACGCCGATGACGATTCCGCCGAAGAAATAACTCTTGCTACTAGTAAGGAAGAGTGGAATGCCAAGCAACCAGATCAGCGAAAACCAAGATGCTACTGCGCCGAGACCTGCGGCTGCGCGAATAGCGGTGAGAATATTCGTGGCGTTCATTGGAGTTCCTGTTTTTGCGCCGTATCCGAGGCGGAATGTGCCATTAACGAAATCTAG
Proteins encoded:
- a CDS encoding Bug family tripartite tricarboxylate transporter substrate binding protein, which produces MFPNTSRVLRAAGRLLAVAAIAFPVIGAHPAHAAHAAEKYPAKTVRLIVPNSPGSTADVVARVVAEGMGQDLGQPFYVENLPGAAGIPGTRQLVSAAADGYTLAVVSSNHAINPGLYRHIPYDSVKDITAVGLIGTTPLVLVVGAGSPYKTVQELVAAARAHPGSLSYGSSGKGSVLHLAGELLKSKAGIDMLHVPYKGVNTLMTDVLGGQINAAFLATPSALPQIKAGKLRALAVSTPARLDSLPAVPTLAESGVKDYAYDAWIALVGPAGLPKDVAARLQQALVKALAAPKARELFAAQGFVVKTGNGEETARLIRDELGRSQALIKSASIVAE
- a CDS encoding Imm50 family immunity protein is translated as MSREISKREVGQTLVQNSELVLNAFDYWPAFHDSEVVTFCKRMAEEAGRHVADATIAVRHGGQDNPEWTASGEDRIVEFLCRDIAETNINLNELSGGGWLDEIVISTQNNGRLGFDMRPLAGFDVRFSCRSVEILAVGLVPSA
- a CDS encoding DUF1484 family protein gives rise to the protein MPARTPCAEQSTLLEAPAHQFAISRQSPLIADLIELTYPANADDRDRIRAQNAAYQLGTLSTTILDITQQGCAELWRVSAGLAAVLRLLEADEEADMDTVGIQCLLAPLKEQLDQAVSRVQEML
- a CDS encoding aconitase family protein, encoding MEATIRFDGRVLYLSQDPACVRAQLDGKPMTRAEAGPLRDNISTDEITPVTIMLTYDERLGQFPYVGFQAGGEQPIGRDAIRNGGFAVTVAGKRYGKGSSRESSPLAELSAGIRLIVAESFERIYQQNCDNIGILTTTDFTVLDRVLAGEAIPIEAFLAGRDALTRQVIRAGGLLAYSRAASWPAAGEGAQATQATGSAAPRTLVEKIIARHLLPGTPSAECGQGVFVAADWRFSHDYFTGMCAHLMHRAFGKPATLREPDHIIAFQDHLVLAAQSFPHVRDGLLPGVANLMQGHSSFAHDYPVRSHNALPGDVPGSEGICHALMAEQYALPGQVVVGTDSHTPHSGALGCLAFGAGATDVANSWVTGYVRCKVPETLRVEVEGELAPGVSAKDIVLYLLQMDAIRSGGAIGVVFEYAGSTVRALSIDERATLTNMVAELGGFTGIVEPDDKTVAFLKARRGVDFAIEDWMRSDAGATYRDVIRIDAAAIAPMVARPGDPGNGIAANTLAQPVPVDIAYGGSCTAGKREDFDYYHEVLRWGLEHGLKVSPRTRLFLQFGTLGVKAYCEARGYMDTFAAAGATLVMPGCGSCANCGPGASTTSEQVTISAINRNFPGRSGPGQVWLASPYTVAASALAGQISTFGQLQASCAAP
- a CDS encoding LysR family transcriptional regulator, which translates into the protein MDNLLRKLDLTSLRLFVAVCQEQNIARAAEREFIAPSAVSRRIAEIEALIGLPVIERHARGITVTAVGETVLRHALAIIGSVEALSAELSRFTSGACGNVRLVCNLGAIVQFLPEDLAAFGRVYPDVGIELEEQHSPEVLRMVGERSADFGICNAIQGVEQFVSLPYREDQLCVLVPRGHALASAQQVRFADLLGETFVALRDESALSRLLAEQAARLNEALKIKIRVASLDALCRMVHVGLGIAVVPRQVGELYLNTLDVVARPLSDPWATRQLVVVFHSREHLSASALALVGFLCRE